The genomic window AGAAAGCAGCGTTGGAATTAGACGAGAGAGGGGCATGGATCGAGTTGCCGACGGCGATTCCGGAAGCCCGCGAAAAGACGGCGACAGCACTCCTTGAAAATTTCGGGATGCTTCAGGACAGCGCCATCACCGAACTTGGCCTCAAGGCTATCCGCATGCCCGTTTCCAGCATTCCGCTCGCGCTGCTCCTTGCATCGGCAAAAAACAAAGAAGACCTTCCCGACTTGCTCCTCGCCGCGCTCGCCTGGATTCATTCCGGCACCGAATTTTTGCAAAAGTCCAAAGTCGCCTACGACATTCTAACGCTTGCAAGCGACACGCTTTCTAAAAGCCGCGACATTCCCCGCGAAGTCAGCTTTACGCTCCGGCAACTGCGGGATTACCGCGAAAAAATTGCAAGCCCCACACCCCAAAGGTGCGAAGCACCGACCTCAGACCTCATAGCGCATAGCCTTCTCAAGGCTTTCCCGGACAGGCTCGCTACTCCGAGCGGTAACGCCTACAAGCTCGCCAACCAGAACGTGATTCGCCTGCAAGTTGCAGAACCGCCTTATGCGATTCTCGCCCTCAGCATGCTCCGTACCGGCGGCGGTAGCAAATCGGAACTTAAAGTTAATTTATACGCACCTATCGCCAAGGAACTTCTCGGCGGCGAGAGTGCCAAGACCCGCTACGAACTCTTGTGGCGCAGCGGTCAAGAAAGATTCATCGGTGTCGAAATCAGCGAATCCGAAAACGCCGACGGCTCCACTACCGAACTTTCCCGCAAAGAAATCCTCACACAAGAAGCTTCGCCTAAAGTTCTTGAAGAACTCAAGAAGCTTACCGTTGATGCCTGGCGCGAAAAAATCGAGAAAGAAAACTGGAGCGGCAAGTTCCTGACCGAAGCCGTGCAAACGCAGCTCATCAAAATGCGTCTTGCAGCCAAGCTCTATCCGGAATACGGCCTTCCCGAATTCAACGAAGAAGACATGGAACTCATCTTCGATGAATTCGCAGACGGCAAGTTCCTGCTCCGCGACATTAACGAAGACCGTTACAGGAGCATTGTCGAAGAATACTTTGGCAAGTCCATGCTGCAATGGCTCGGAAAAACATTCCCCGACCACTACATGCTCCCGAACGGCAAACGCGCCCGCTACAGCTATCAAGAAGTCGCAGTCAGTGACGATGGAAAATCCGTGCAAAGCATTGAAGGCGTTCTTGTGGAAATCTCGGCCCGCATCGAAGACTTGATGCAGCTCCGCGGCGAGCACAGAATCGCTGACGGCAAACTAAAAGTCCGGTACGACATTCTGGCACCGAACTTCCGCACGATTCAAAAGACATGGGACTTGACCGGATTCTGGCAGAACACCTACGCCGAGGTGCGCAAGGAACTGCGAGGCCGCTACCCCAAGCACCCGTGGCCCGAATCAGTTATTTGATTGTATAAATCGTCAGGGTCTTGCTGTATTCATAGCCGACGACAAGTAATGCTTGGCCTTTCATCGGGCTATTTTCAGCAGGAATGAAGAGAATTCCTTCGGGGCCGCGGTCTAGCGGATCCAAATAGTAATCCACCAGCTTAGGCGCTTCCGGGTCCGTAATATCGAACACCGCTACACCGCTCGTACGTTCCAAGCCTACAAAAGCGTAGCGACGTCTATCGACCTCACCCACGGTCACATTCTCGGGTTCGCAGCCCTTATCCGAACTGCGCTTGTCCATCTTCGCCTTGCCTTTCTTGGAATTCCAGTTAAAGTATTCCGGCGCAATTTTTGCCAAAACACGTTCAAACATTTCTCCGGAATCCCAGAGCAGTTTTCCCGTTTCGCCGTCAAAAATGCTCACGGAGCGAGAACCGAACGTATAGGCGTAAGGACACTTGCCGTTATGGGTACGGTACTTACCCTCATCGCAACGCTCCAGCGCGCTGACAGAAAGATCCTTCAAATCTGTCGTTATCTTTTCCGTAAACACGGTTTCATCCAAACGGCCCTGTGCCACAAGTTCCTGCACGCTCGTTACATCGGTCCACGCCTTGTAATCATTGACAGGAGCACCTTCGTTTGCCGTCAGCACAAAGTGTCTGTCGCCTGCCGTAAAAGCGGCAATGCCATCAGGCTGGCGAAGCCCACGCAGCGGGTAATAATTCTTGATATCAATCTTTCCGTCGCTCACGGCATCAATTGCAAAACCGTTTCTGGAATGGTCTACAAAACCCAGCGGGAACACCTTCTTGATTTTCTTGGCCGGCACATCGATGATTGCCATGGCGTTATTTTCTTGCAGGCTCACCCACGCCAGTTTGGAATCGTCAGAAACCGTAATGTATTCCGGTTCCAGTGATTTCAGAAAGCCCTGATTTCCGGGAGCACGTACGCCAGCATTCTTAAGTCTATTCGTGTCGAGATGATCAAATCCTGCCACCGCAAATTCCGCAGTTTTCCACGATTCGGCGTCCGCCTTAGCAACTGTCAAGAATCCAATACCGCCATCAGGGTCTACCGCGAAATCCGTACTCGGCGAGCCTTCGCAGGCCACCAGCAAGTTCTTGCCATCGGGCGTAAACTTGATCATGTCCGGCTGGCTGCAGACCGTATACAATCCAAGCTCTTCAAGTTTGTCTGTATAACGCATCACCTGTACTTGGCCATTGCGCCATTCTTCGACTTCAAGCATGCTAACCGCGACCAAGTCGCCATGAACCGTCACGCTAGAGGCATTACCCGGAATCTGTACTTCAGAAATCTTTTTGGCTTCGCTCGGATTGCTCAAGTCCACCACTTCGACGACATTAGCATCACCTACGACAAACAGTTTTTTCTTGGCAGGCATATAAGCCGAAATTTCTGCCGTAGACATTTTAGTCGTCGAAAGCGGTTTAAGCGTATGCCCCCACTGGAACGGTCCGGCGGGCACTGCATTTTTAGCAAAACAAAAGCCTGCGCACAAAAGCAGGCTTGCACTCAAAAGAATCTTATTCATTCACTCCTCAACACAAATCCAATTATTTCATGATCAGCCACATGATCAGCAGGCCGATACCGACACCGCCCAAGAACGAAGATGACGTTGCCAGTGCCGCGGCACGGCGATCATTGTCTTCTTTTTCTTTCTTATTGAC from Fibrobacter sp. UWB15 includes these protein-coding regions:
- a CDS encoding ATP-dependent helicase C-terminal domain-containing protein, with amino-acid sequence MQYQDLALAEEEGKLEAAIAASRNLLIEAPTGSGKSLFIPYFLSKHCKGRVVVLQPRRIAALALAQFSAKLHGEPCGKTVGYQFRQDSCKSADTRILFQTYGNFLQELLHGKLDADWIVFDEHHERKADMDLLFAYFRREKSVILSEARQGEVEGSKPKGPRVSQSDQAEAGREGESEAISHCFSNNRAERPRIAVMSAALNRSELETVLGVKCLSLGHPLYPVQIINQTPATGNSLVSGVGLDAEVVRALRTLYRNNIWQTTLVFLPGKAEIARCHTAAAEALGNNCAEFLELYGGQDRETQDRIFEVTERPRVIFTTNIAETSITVPNVTGVVDSGIERVSIYDDSEKVNVLRTLPISMQNAIQRSGRSGRTQNGCAIRLWSEESEKRMPQGIVPEILQIEPSELILQKAALELDERGAWIELPTAIPEAREKTATALLENFGMLQDSAITELGLKAIRMPVSSIPLALLLASAKNKEDLPDLLLAALAWIHSGTEFLQKSKVAYDILTLASDTLSKSRDIPREVSFTLRQLRDYREKIASPTPQRCEAPTSDLIAHSLLKAFPDRLATPSGNAYKLANQNVIRLQVAEPPYAILALSMLRTGGGSKSELKVNLYAPIAKELLGGESAKTRYELLWRSGQERFIGVEISESENADGSTTELSRKEILTQEASPKVLEELKKLTVDAWREKIEKENWSGKFLTEAVQTQLIKMRLAAKLYPEYGLPEFNEEDMELIFDEFADGKFLLRDINEDRYRSIVEEYFGKSMLQWLGKTFPDHYMLPNGKRARYSYQEVAVSDDGKSVQSIEGVLVEISARIEDLMQLRGEHRIADGKLKVRYDILAPNFRTIQKTWDLTGFWQNTYAEVRKELRGRYPKHPWPESVI
- a CDS encoding choice-of-anchor I family protein, whose protein sequence is MNKILLSASLLLCAGFCFAKNAVPAGPFQWGHTLKPLSTTKMSTAEISAYMPAKKKLFVVGDANVVEVVDLSNPSEAKKISEVQIPGNASSVTVHGDLVAVSMLEVEEWRNGQVQVMRYTDKLEELGLYTVCSQPDMIKFTPDGKNLLVACEGSPSTDFAVDPDGGIGFLTVAKADAESWKTAEFAVAGFDHLDTNRLKNAGVRAPGNQGFLKSLEPEYITVSDDSKLAWVSLQENNAMAIIDVPAKKIKKVFPLGFVDHSRNGFAIDAVSDGKIDIKNYYPLRGLRQPDGIAAFTAGDRHFVLTANEGAPVNDYKAWTDVTSVQELVAQGRLDETVFTEKITTDLKDLSVSALERCDEGKYRTHNGKCPYAYTFGSRSVSIFDGETGKLLWDSGEMFERVLAKIAPEYFNWNSKKGKAKMDKRSSDKGCEPENVTVGEVDRRRYAFVGLERTSGVAVFDITDPEAPKLVDYYLDPLDRGPEGILFIPAENSPMKGQALLVVGYEYSKTLTIYTIK